The following proteins come from a genomic window of Brevibacillus antibioticus:
- a CDS encoding YfcC family protein produces the protein MTESKQLKKKSLFRLDAYVLLFCILLLCALATYVVPTGEFDRVKNGNVTTVVPGSYHAVEPNPTGFVEFFTAIQTGMVKGAPIIFLVLFTGGALAVLDKTGALNAAILTMVRKLGNKEWLLVILITSVFSVLGTLGVIVNSVIAFVPLGIMIARAMKMDAIFGVALIYLGVYAGFNTTIAFPGTLGLSQQIAELPLFSGIGYRTIIYVTFVIVTILYIGRYARKVRQNKSILGDELFPSDSGSTTMEVDTKNVDFTTRHKLILAFTGIVLIGFIVCTILFKWDVNEMSGIFIFIAIGVGLLNKMSGNDIAKTFLKGCQGLIYGALIVGMARAITVILEDGKFLDTIVYGLATILEPLSPMAGAIGMFLGSAGLHFLISSGSGEAVMLMPLLAPLADLMGITRQIAVEALMLGEGVVNCINPTSGVLMSILAMSGISYGKWLKFMLPLTAVWTALSIVFIVIGVLMNWGPY, from the coding sequence ATGACAGAGAGCAAGCAACTAAAAAAGAAAAGCTTATTTCGGCTAGACGCCTACGTCCTTTTGTTTTGTATCTTACTTCTATGTGCTTTGGCTACCTATGTGGTCCCGACAGGAGAATTTGACCGTGTAAAAAACGGCAATGTGACGACGGTTGTACCGGGCAGCTATCATGCGGTGGAGCCGAATCCTACAGGCTTTGTCGAGTTTTTTACCGCGATCCAGACAGGGATGGTTAAAGGCGCACCGATCATCTTCCTCGTTTTGTTCACGGGCGGTGCTTTAGCTGTTTTGGATAAGACAGGTGCACTTAACGCAGCTATTCTGACCATGGTCCGAAAGCTAGGAAATAAAGAGTGGCTACTGGTTATTTTGATTACTTCCGTCTTTTCCGTATTGGGTACGTTGGGTGTCATCGTCAACTCCGTCATTGCTTTCGTTCCGCTCGGTATCATGATTGCGAGAGCGATGAAAATGGATGCGATTTTTGGGGTGGCTCTGATTTATCTGGGTGTGTATGCCGGATTCAATACGACAATTGCTTTTCCAGGAACGCTGGGCTTGTCCCAACAAATTGCGGAGCTGCCACTGTTTTCAGGTATCGGCTACCGCACCATCATTTATGTGACTTTTGTGATCGTAACCATCCTGTACATCGGGCGTTACGCGCGGAAGGTTCGTCAAAACAAGAGTATCTTGGGGGACGAGCTCTTTCCTTCTGATAGTGGTTCAACCACGATGGAAGTAGACACGAAAAATGTTGATTTTACTACCCGTCACAAATTGATCTTGGCGTTTACGGGGATCGTTCTGATTGGTTTTATCGTCTGCACGATCTTGTTCAAATGGGACGTAAACGAAATGTCCGGAATCTTTATTTTTATTGCGATCGGCGTAGGCTTGCTCAACAAGATGAGCGGCAACGATATCGCCAAAACGTTCTTAAAAGGTTGTCAGGGATTGATTTATGGGGCTTTGATTGTCGGTATGGCACGTGCGATCACGGTCATTTTGGAAGATGGAAAGTTCCTCGATACCATCGTGTACGGGCTTGCTACCATTCTGGAGCCGCTCTCTCCGATGGCAGGGGCGATAGGGATGTTCCTCGGAAGCGCCGGGCTGCACTTCTTGATTTCATCCGGTTCAGGTGAAGCTGTTATGCTGATGCCGTTGTTGGCACCATTGGCTGACCTGATGGGCATTACGCGCCAGATCGCAGTAGAGGCGCTGATGCTTGGAGAAGGTGTGGTCAACTGTATTAACCCGACTTCAGGTGTTCTGATGAGTATTTTGGCGATGAGTGGGATTTCCTACGGCAAGTGGCTGAAGTTCATGCTTCCGCTCACGGCGGTTTGGACAGCTCTCTCCATCGTGTTTATCGTTATCGGGGTCCTGATGAACTGGGGCCCGTATTAA
- a CDS encoding M20 peptidase aminoacylase family protein codes for MNPFLYVDEHRDEIVRTYKDLHQLAEPSWHEEKTARYLRERLEAAGIAVTRFEGHHGFYAEIPGESAEIVALRADMDALVQEVDGVVRPNHSCGHDAHSTLALYSALAIQASGVVPPKTMRFLFQPAEEKMGGALQMMKDGALEGVTRLIGVHLRPEMEVPYGSAAPAILHGSSSSVKGTITGLQAHGARPALGKNVIEAASFLVQALQNIRLQDGCSFSVKMTQLQAGGETVNVIPDRATFSLDVRAQSNEGMAELRRKTEHAMSQTGALMDMDVEWEWSGVTPAAVANGNMIEVAKKAIGQVLGEDKIADICVTPGGEDFHFYAIHRPELATTMIGLGCGLTPVLHHPQMTFQTDALIYGAKIMTAAIYEAAQHS; via the coding sequence ATGAATCCGTTCTTATACGTGGACGAGCATCGCGACGAAATAGTGCGAACATACAAAGATTTGCATCAATTGGCGGAGCCGAGCTGGCACGAGGAGAAAACGGCGAGATATTTGCGGGAACGCTTGGAGGCGGCTGGTATTGCCGTCACACGCTTCGAGGGGCACCACGGCTTCTATGCGGAGATTCCTGGAGAGAGTGCTGAAATCGTGGCTTTGCGCGCGGATATGGATGCACTTGTGCAGGAAGTAGACGGCGTAGTAAGACCGAATCATTCATGCGGACACGATGCTCACTCGACACTGGCTCTCTACAGCGCTCTGGCCATTCAAGCAAGCGGAGTGGTGCCGCCAAAAACGATGCGCTTTCTTTTCCAGCCTGCTGAAGAGAAGATGGGCGGAGCCTTGCAGATGATGAAGGATGGTGCCCTGGAAGGCGTGACACGGCTGATCGGCGTCCATCTGCGCCCGGAAATGGAAGTGCCGTATGGGAGTGCTGCTCCGGCGATTTTGCATGGATCGTCTAGCTCCGTCAAAGGGACGATTACAGGTCTGCAAGCACACGGAGCACGTCCGGCGCTCGGTAAAAATGTCATCGAAGCCGCTTCGTTTTTGGTGCAGGCGTTGCAAAACATTCGCTTGCAAGACGGATGCTCTTTTTCCGTGAAGATGACTCAATTACAAGCAGGGGGAGAAACGGTAAACGTTATCCCTGATCGAGCGACCTTTAGCCTCGATGTACGTGCCCAGTCCAATGAAGGCATGGCAGAATTGCGGAGAAAGACCGAGCATGCCATGAGTCAGACAGGGGCTTTGATGGACATGGATGTGGAGTGGGAATGGTCGGGAGTCACACCGGCTGCGGTCGCCAATGGGAATATGATCGAAGTAGCGAAAAAGGCAATTGGGCAAGTGCTTGGTGAAGACAAAATTGCCGATATATGTGTGACACCGGGCGGAGAGGACTTCCATTTTTACGCGATTCATCGCCCTGAGCTGGCTACCACGATGATTGGTTTGGGATGTGGACTCACACCTGTTCTGCATCATCCACAGATGACTTTTCAGACAGATGCCTTGATCTACGGGGCAAAAATCATGACAGCTGCGATTTATGAAGCAGCCCAACATTCTTAG
- a CDS encoding sigma-54 interaction domain-containing protein codes for MIKQKPCILLMTRLETISLLFANTLTSFFGNRLNIIRNHLLERLHPNVYDEVDLILVSDTSLLHDQPAPPSDIPVLLARRTIDINKLDQLMDLPPGTRCLFVSNSIEMVEGAIELLFHLGFSHLTFIPYVPNTETPLPEKDQIDVAVCHGLRELIPAHFENVIELGHRPLDLTTIFDISRLLDLSPDKANLYTADFISDFVHIGRKLTNSVHNERKLNEKLSSILNAVHEGIIGTDATGNITVLNKEAEKILHMTEATCIGRNVAEVIPEFLILEVVESHTEVTKQVLEYRDLYLLVTKIPTFLDDQFLGAVITFQDVTKVQQIEQEIRTKSANLGLMTKYSFDNIIGKSSSIQANKRVATKLAESDFTILITGENGTGKEVFAQAIHQHSTRRDGPFVPVNFAGLTDSLVESELFGYEEGSFTGARKGGKMGLFELAHNGTIFLDEIGDAPLSIQASLLRVLQEKQVMRVGGHRVIPVNVRVIAATNCNLMEMVKKGTFREDLYYRLNVLPLHIQPLRDRPDDILVLIDYFLQKKKQRLSFSREVTKQLLCYDWPGNIRELENFIHYAVVIAEGNQVELAHLPERFFAGHVSTPPLLSHRDDALEDTIRYLSRQGSLVDYTAILQVLSDCYARQERIGRSALLARMEGPSMTEAQIRHKLTALDRAGCVSIGVKKQGTQITAFGQQVLEALLITTKG; via the coding sequence ATGATAAAACAGAAACCATGCATCTTGTTGATGACCCGGTTGGAGACGATCAGCCTGCTGTTTGCAAACACGCTCACGTCTTTTTTCGGCAACCGCTTGAATATCATTCGAAACCACTTGCTAGAACGGCTTCACCCGAATGTATACGATGAAGTTGATCTCATCCTCGTTTCGGACACGAGTCTCTTGCACGATCAGCCTGCTCCTCCGTCAGACATCCCCGTGCTGCTAGCAAGGCGCACGATTGACATTAACAAATTGGATCAACTCATGGATTTGCCGCCAGGAACGCGCTGTCTATTTGTTTCCAACTCCATCGAAATGGTAGAAGGCGCGATTGAGCTCTTGTTTCATCTCGGATTCTCTCATCTGACTTTTATACCTTACGTACCCAATACCGAGACTCCGCTTCCTGAAAAAGATCAAATCGATGTCGCTGTCTGTCATGGGCTCAGGGAGCTGATTCCTGCTCATTTTGAAAACGTCATTGAGTTGGGACACCGCCCTTTGGATTTGACGACGATCTTTGATATCTCGCGCTTGCTTGATCTGTCTCCGGATAAGGCAAACTTATACACAGCCGATTTCATCAGCGATTTCGTCCATATTGGGCGCAAGCTGACCAACTCAGTACACAATGAACGGAAGCTGAATGAAAAGCTGAGCTCTATTTTAAATGCCGTTCATGAAGGCATTATTGGCACAGATGCCACAGGGAATATCACTGTGCTGAACAAAGAAGCCGAGAAAATTTTGCATATGACCGAAGCCACTTGCATCGGGAGAAATGTAGCGGAGGTCATTCCCGAATTTCTTATTCTGGAAGTAGTCGAGTCACACACGGAAGTAACGAAGCAGGTATTGGAATACCGCGATTTGTACCTCTTGGTTACCAAGATTCCCACGTTCTTGGATGATCAGTTTCTTGGCGCGGTCATTACCTTTCAGGACGTGACGAAGGTACAGCAGATCGAACAGGAAATACGGACGAAGAGCGCCAATCTCGGACTGATGACCAAATATTCGTTTGACAATATCATCGGCAAAAGCTCGTCCATTCAGGCTAACAAACGCGTGGCGACCAAGCTGGCCGAAAGCGACTTTACGATTCTCATTACAGGGGAAAACGGAACCGGGAAGGAAGTTTTTGCCCAAGCCATCCATCAACACTCGACGCGCCGTGATGGTCCGTTCGTCCCCGTCAATTTTGCAGGGCTGACCGATAGCTTGGTAGAGAGCGAATTGTTCGGGTACGAGGAAGGTTCTTTTACAGGAGCACGAAAAGGCGGAAAGATGGGGCTATTCGAGCTGGCTCACAACGGAACCATTTTTCTAGACGAGATTGGGGATGCCCCACTCAGTATCCAAGCGTCACTGCTTCGCGTTCTCCAAGAAAAGCAGGTCATGCGCGTAGGCGGCCATCGCGTCATTCCAGTCAATGTTCGCGTCATCGCGGCTACGAATTGCAACTTGATGGAAATGGTCAAAAAAGGGACGTTTCGCGAGGATTTGTACTACAGACTGAACGTCTTGCCGTTGCACATCCAGCCCCTGCGCGATCGTCCAGATGATATTTTGGTGCTGATCGATTATTTCTTGCAGAAAAAAAAGCAGCGTCTGTCCTTCTCACGAGAAGTGACGAAACAGCTACTCTGCTACGATTGGCCAGGCAATATTCGCGAGTTGGAAAATTTCATTCACTATGCAGTCGTCATCGCAGAGGGGAATCAGGTGGAGCTGGCTCATTTGCCGGAGCGTTTTTTTGCGGGGCATGTCTCTACTCCACCCCTTCTCTCTCACCGGGATGATGCGTTGGAAGATACAATCCGGTATTTGTCCAGGCAAGGCTCCTTGGTAGATTACACAGCGATCCTGCAAGTACTGTCCGATTGCTACGCGCGGCAGGAGCGTATTGGGCGCAGTGCCCTGCTCGCGAGAATGGAGGGTCCCTCCATGACTGAAGCCCAAATCAGACACAAGCTGACCGCGCTGGATCGCGCTGGATGCGTCTCCATCGGCGTTAAGAAGCAAGGGACGCAGATTACTGCATTTGGGCAGCAGGTGTTGGAGGCTTTGCTAATTACAACGAAGGGGTAA